In the Nicotiana tabacum cultivar K326 chromosome 16, ASM71507v2, whole genome shotgun sequence genome, one interval contains:
- the LOC107829005 gene encoding uncharacterized protein LOC107829005: protein MNRQNHYDFVGLMEPKQQAKKLERYKNKIGLAQAISNVSNKIWALIDEVFEVTVMYNMVQQLTLRLFHTESHVEFVLTLIYTKCDAIERIELWDSLYAMARDMEAPWLVGGDFNVIWDEEEKFGGLPVSLNEIDDFRHCINTCNLFDLGFKGIEVQHLSKTGSDHSPMYLKCDIETPPIKKPFKFLNFWVEHVTFKDVVKENWSANFSANPYILFNHKLKKLKKALSLWSTSTFGDILQKIASMEEVVMVHEAEFEANPTGMNKERLQKVQAELIKCLALEEKYWQQKAGMTCGGTWIEEEQEIAQEAIKFYEEQFTEASTPSSFDIVEHIPNLINIEQNAELIKQPTKEEVKVAVLGLNGDSAGGPDGMTGKFYHSCWDIIGDDMYDMVRALFNGHELPKCVTHTNLVLLPKKKEVTTFSDLRPISLSNFSNKVISRVVHERLVKFLPSLISEEQSGFAKGRNIVENILLTQEIVTDIRLRTNVGPNVILKLDMTKAYDRLSWLFLTKVLRKMGFTERLIGIVFELVSNNWYSILINGQAHGFFKSSRGVKKGDPVSPTLFILAAESLSRGVNALHTNLYFCGFGMPKWIPKINHLAYAYDMIIFLSSDETSLMLIMQVLNAYEAASGQLVNKTKLAVYLHHLTDMEVVSKVERITGIHRNDFPIIYLGCPIFYARRKLEYYQPLITKDFGIDETVHNVHDVTLDGEWDGDRLFEILPEDLAVHILEKIKPPSSQQVLDVPCWMLEKRGYFSVRSAWDYTRRRDEPRTAYRMIWVKGLPFKIAFFMWKVWKAKLPLDDFLKRVGYCMPSKCWCCVQPDEESLQHLFFRLETAKTTWKYFLLRADIAVEGLTLHQAITKCWTANVCLRLKPVIQALPSCVVWELWKRRNSMKYGDAVTTSRVIYQVSSNLQALVKVRKPGMDMVPYKWQDLLAMMENFTPKLKVTKVMWEFPSAGWLK, encoded by the exons ATGAATAGGCAAAATCACTATGATTTTGTAGGATTAATGGAGCCAAAGCAACAAGCAAAAAAATTGGAAAGGTACAAAAACAAGATAGGACTTGCACAGGCCATTTCAAATGTTTCCAACAAGATCTGGGCTCTTATAGATGAGGTATTTGAGGTAACTGTTATGTACAATATGGTGCAACAATTAACACTAAGATTGTTTCATACTGAATCGCATGTGGAGTTTGTCCTAACATTGATATACACAAAATGTGATGCAATTGAGAGGATAGAATTATGGGATTCATTATATGCAATGGCAAGGGATATGGAAGCACCATGGCTTGTAGGAGGTGATTTCAATGTAATATGGGACGAAGAAGAGAAGTTTGGTGGGTTACCTGTGTCATTgaatgaaattgatgattttcgaCACTGCATCAACACTTGCAATCTATTCGACCTCGGATTTAAAG GAATAGAGGTGCAGCATTTGTCAAAGACTGGTTCTGATCATAGTCCAATGTATCTGAAGTGTGATATTGAGACTCCACCTATAAAAAAACCTTTCAAGTTCTTAAATTTTTGGGTGGAACATGTTACTTTTAAAGATGTGGTGAAAGAGAATTGGTCTGCTAATTTCAGTGCAAATCCTTATATTCTTTTTAAtcacaagttaaaaaaattaaagaaagccCTTTCATTGTGGAGTACATCTACATTTGGAGATATTTTACAAAAGATAGCAAGTATGGAGGAGGTAGTGATGGTTCATGAAGCAGAATTTGAAGCAAATCCTACAGGGATGAACAAGGAAAGACTACAAAAGGTCCAGGCAGAATTGATTAAATGTCTTGCACTAGAGGAGAAATATTGGCAACAAAAGGCAGGCATGACTTG TGGAGGAACCTGgattgaagaagaacaagaaattgcACAAGAGGCTATCAAATTCTACGAGGAACAGTTCACAGAAGCATCTACTCCTTCATCATTTGATATCGTAGAGCATATTCCTAATCTGATTAACATAGAGCAGAATGCAGAATTGATTAAGCAACCAACAAAAGAGGAGGTTAAAGTGGCAGTACTCGGACTTAATGGTGATAGTGCTGGGGGGCCAGATGGTATGACAGGCAAATTCTATCATTCTTGTTGGGACATAATAGGGGATGACATGTATGACATGGTGAGGGCTCTTTTCAATGGTCATGAGCTACCCAAGTGTGTAACACACACAAACCTAGTTCTGttaccaaagaaaaaagaagttaccaCCTTTTCTGATTTAAGACCAATAAGCCTCAGTAACTTTTCTAATAAGGTTATATCGAGGGTGGTACATGAAAGGCTAGTGAAATTTCTCCCAAGTCTGATATCGGAGGAACAGTCAGGTTTTGCTAAGGGCAGGAATATAGTAGAAAATATCCTTCTAACTCAAGAGATAGTGACTGACATTAGGCTTAGAACTAACGTTGGACCTAATGTCATCCTGAAGCTAGATATGACCAAAGCTTATGATAGATTATCTTGGCTATTCCTAACCAAGGTACTAAGAAAAATGGGATTCACAGAAAGGTTGATAGGGATTGTCTTTGAATTAGTTTCAAACAATTGGTATTCTATTCTAATCAATGGTCAAGCTCATGGGTTCTTTAAGTCCTCAAGGGGAGTAAAAAAAGGTGATCCGGTATCTCCAACTTTGTTTATCTTGGCAGCAGAATCATTATCTAGGGGTGTCAATGCACTACATACTAACTTGTATTTTTGTGGATTTGGGATGCCAAAATGGATTCCAAAGATCAATCATTTGGCGTATGCATATGACATGATTATTTTCTTATCCTCAGATGAAACATCTTTGATGTTGATTATGCAAGTGCTGAATGCATATGAAGCTGCATCTGGGCAGCTTGTTAACAAGACCAAATTAGCTGTGTACCTGCATCATTTAACAGACATGGAAGTGGTCAGCAAGGTGGAAAGGATCACAGGCATTCATAGGAATGACTTTCCTATCATATATCTAGGTTGTCCTATATTTTATGCAAGGAGAAAGCTGGAATACTATCAGCCCCTAATTACTAAG GACTTTGGCATTGATGAAACTGTACATAATGTACATGATGTTACCTTAGATGGTGAGTGGGATGGGGACAGACTATTTGAAATTCTtcctgaagacttagcagtacACATTCTGGAGAAAATCAAACCACCTTCATCTCAGCAGGTTCTTGACGTGCCTTGTTGGATGCTGGAAAAAAGAGGATATTTCAGTGTTAGGTCAGCATGGGATTATACGAGAAGAAGAGATGAACCAAGAACAGCTTATAGGATGATTTGGGTAAAGGGACTACcttttaaaatagcatttttCATGTGGAAAGTGTGGAAAGCAAAGTTACCTTTAGATGATTTCCTGAAAAGGGTAGGCTACTGCATGCCATCAAAATGTTGGTGTTGTGTACAACCTGACGAGGAATCTCTTCAGCACTTGTTTTTTAGGTTAGAAACTGCAAAGACAACTTGGAAGTATTTTCTATTGAGGGCAGATATAGCTGTGGAGGGACTTACATTGCACCAAGCAATCACAAAATGTTGGACTGCAAATGTGTGCTTAAGACTCAAACCAGTAATACAAGCACTCCCCTCATGTGTAGTCTGGGAACtctggaaaagaagaaatagtatGAAGTATGGTGATGCTGTGACAACTAGCAGGGTGATatatcaagtttcatcaaatctCCAGGCATTGGTGAAAGTGAGAAAGCCTGGGATGGACATGGTACCTTACAAATGGCAAGATCTTTTAGCTATGATGGAAAATTTCACTCCTAAACTTAAGGTTACCAAAGTCATGTGGGAATTTCCAAGTGCAGGATGGCTAAAATAA